In Triticum aestivum cultivar Chinese Spring chromosome 5B, IWGSC CS RefSeq v2.1, whole genome shotgun sequence, the following proteins share a genomic window:
- the LOC123115933 gene encoding AT-hook motif nuclear-localized protein 7, with amino-acid sequence MEGRVGIAVAGGHEAGLGLFRADVSMAEPQGAAKVEYRSSPSSPSTSPTPSPPQASAGHGGGYAAATPHAWSFGGEQEKPSEASAGDKGNGNGMQMAGDGEQVAGLSSGRRRGRPRGSGRRQILATLGEWYALSAGGSFTPHVIIVPAREDVAARIMSFSQRGPRSVCILAASGTISNVAFNKPGSSGSSDSTFTYEGLFEILQLTGSFTMAEEGGRKRTGGLSVSLAGPDGRVIGGVVAGMLRAATPIQVIVGSFLPNSLKQHQRRMGLHPQPSAVPALPVADAPPPVLTAAMPISQAAPSNGRHGPPVPMAPLQVHANVEHTATTGPMNLNSSSAGFTMVGWPVGAQPIMGHRLSPDINLCLTPQE; translated from the exons ATGGAGGGGAGGGTGGGCATTGCGGTGGCAGGTGGCCATGAAGCCGGTCTCGGCCTGTTCAGAGCAGATGTTTCCATGGCGGAGCCGCAAGGAGCAGCCAAGGTGGAGTACCGCTCCTCTCCCTCCTCGCCGTCGACCTCCCCGACGCCGTCCCCGCCGCAGGCCTCGGCTGGCCACGGAGGAGGGTACGCGGCAGCGACGCCGCATGCGTGGAGCTTCGGCGGTGAGCAGGAAAAGCCGAGCGAGGCCAGCGCGGGGGACAAGGGCAACGGCAACGGCATGCAGATGGCGGGTGACGGCGAGCAGGTGGCCGGCTTGAGCTCCGGGCGGCGCAGGGGCCGGCCGCGCGGCTCGGGGAGACGACAGATCCTAGCCACCCTAG GGGAATGGTATGCGCTCTCAGCTGGAGGGAGCTTCACACCGCATGTCATCATCGTCCCAGCTAGAGAG GATGTGGCGGCGCGCATAATGTCATTCTCCCAGAGGGGTCCGCGCTCGGTCTGCATCCTCGCTGCCAGTGGGACCATCTCCAATGTGGCATTCAACAAGCCTGGCTCTTCTGGCTCATCTGATAGCACCTTCACCTACGAG GGCCTGTTTGAGATTCTTCAGCTGACTGGCTCCTTTACAATGGCCGAGGAGGGTGGCCGGAAGAGGACCGGTGGGCTCAGTGTGTCACTTGCTGGCCCCGATGGTCGTGTCATTGGCGGAGTAGTCGCCGGTATGCTGCGTGCTGCCACTCCAATCCAG GTGATTGTGGGGAGCTTCCTACCAAACAGTCTGAAGCAGCATCAGAGGAGGATGGGCCTGCACCCGCAACCATCTGCCGTTCCGGCGCTGCCGGTGGCTGACGCCCCTCCTCCGGTGCTCACAGCTGCAATGCCCATCTCTCAGGCGGCTCCCAGCAATGGTCGCCATGGGCCTCCAGTCCCCATGGCGCCCCTGCAAGTCCATGCCAATGTGGAGCACACTGCAACCACCGGCCCCATGAACCTCAACTCAAGCTCCGCAGGCTTCACCATGGTCGGCTGGCCTGTTGGCGCACAACCCATCATGGGTCACAGGCTTTCCCCTGATATCAACCTCTGCTTGACTCCCCAGGAGTAG